Proteins from one Loktanella sp. M215 genomic window:
- a CDS encoding UDP-3-O-(3-hydroxymyristoyl)glucosamine N-acyltransferase, translating into MTLTVADIAKALGTTAFGDTTLTVNRPAEPGDARADDLALAMSPAYADALSASKARAAIVWDGADWQALGLQAAITVPRARLAMAALTQTFDPAPAPTGIHPTAIIPDSCTVGANPSIGPFVVLAEGVTLGDRCRLDAHVSIGPGSTLGDDCWLNAGSRVGRNCHFGHRVILQPNAVVGADGFSYVTRDLSNEERAYQSMGREPLTPPADGKRHRIHSLGGVIFGDDVELGANSCVDAGTIRATRVGRGTKIDNNVMVGHNCIIGEDCILCGQAAMAGSGVLGDRVVMGGRAATKDHITVGNDVVMAAASGLYVNVKDGSFIMGLPAMELPAYRAREKGLRRLPQMLKDIAALQKRVPKDDASD; encoded by the coding sequence ATGACACTGACAGTCGCAGATATCGCAAAGGCCCTCGGGACGACGGCCTTCGGCGACACCACACTGACCGTGAACCGCCCGGCAGAGCCCGGCGACGCCCGTGCGGACGATCTCGCACTGGCGATGTCACCGGCCTATGCCGACGCATTGAGCGCGAGCAAGGCACGGGCGGCGATCGTCTGGGACGGTGCCGACTGGCAGGCGCTGGGGCTGCAGGCCGCGATCACCGTGCCGCGCGCGCGGCTGGCCATGGCGGCGCTGACGCAGACCTTCGACCCGGCCCCGGCGCCGACCGGCATCCACCCGACCGCGATCATCCCCGACAGTTGCACCGTGGGGGCCAATCCCAGCATCGGCCCCTTCGTCGTTCTGGCCGAGGGCGTGACCTTGGGTGACCGCTGTCGCCTCGACGCGCACGTCAGCATCGGCCCCGGCAGCACGCTGGGCGACGACTGCTGGCTGAACGCCGGGTCGCGCGTGGGCCGCAACTGCCACTTCGGCCACCGCGTCATCCTGCAGCCCAACGCAGTCGTGGGCGCGGACGGCTTCTCCTACGTCACGCGCGACCTGTCGAACGAGGAACGCGCCTATCAGTCGATGGGCCGCGAGCCTCTGACACCGCCCGCGGACGGCAAACGCCACCGCATCCACAGCCTCGGCGGCGTGATTTTTGGCGACGACGTGGAACTGGGTGCGAACTCCTGCGTCGATGCGGGCACCATTCGCGCGACGCGGGTCGGGCGTGGCACCAAGATCGACAACAACGTCATGGTCGGCCACAACTGCATCATCGGCGAGGATTGCATCCTGTGCGGTCAGGCCGCGATGGCCGGATCCGGCGTTCTGGGCGACCGGGTCGTGATGGGCGGGCGCGCCGCGACCAAGGATCATATCACGGTGGGCAACGACGTCGTGATGGCCGCGGCATCCGGGCTTTATGTCAACGTCAAGGACGGCAGCTTCATCATGGGGCTGCCCGCGATGGAATTACCCGCCTACCGCGCGCGGGAAAAAGGGCTGCGGCGGTTGCCACAGATGCTCAAGGATATCGCCGCGTTGCAGAAACGGGTTCCCAAAGACGACGCCAGCGACTAG
- a CDS encoding acyl carrier protein, with translation MTVQDKIIAILADQALLDVSDVTLDDTLESLGIDSMGLVETIFAIEEAFDITVPFNANAPAESGFDVTSVRAIVAAVESLVKERV, from the coding sequence ATGACTGTTCAGGACAAGATCATCGCCATCCTTGCGGATCAGGCCCTGCTGGACGTGTCCGACGTGACACTGGACGACACCCTGGAAAGCCTCGGGATCGACAGCATGGGTCTGGTCGAGACGATCTTCGCCATCGAGGAAGCCTTCGACATCACGGTGCCGTTCAATGCCAACGCCCCGGCTGAAAGCGGTTTCGACGTGACCTCGGTCCGCGCCATCGTCGCCGCGGTCGAAAGCCTCGTGAAAGAGCGGGTCTAG
- a CDS encoding beta-ketoacyl-[acyl-carrier-protein] synthase family protein → MRRVVITGAGTINPLGHDVPTTLAALRAGHCAIGPLDIPDVDRLMIKIGAQVRGYDEAAHFSRQDLTLFDRFTQFALLSARQALAQAGLKFEGQAADRAGVILGTSGGGLTTQDDNYRAVFEGGKNRVHPFIVPRLMNNAAVSQVSIAHNLRGPAFTVSTACASSNHAMGQALAMIRSGLADVMLTGGSEAMLCFGGIKAWEGLRVMSRDGCRPFSADRNGMVQGEGGAVFVFEARDHAIARGADILCEVAGFAMSSDAADIVTPSADGAARAMRGALADGGIGIDEVGYINAHGTGTTVNDRTETAAIHAVFGEHAPHLAVSSTKAMHGHLIGGTGAVELLACIMALRDGIVAPTIGLTAPDPDCDLDYVPSSARDMRIDVALSNAFAFGGLNAVIALRRA, encoded by the coding sequence ATGCGCCGCGTGGTCATCACCGGGGCCGGCACGATCAATCCACTGGGTCACGACGTGCCCACGACACTGGCCGCGCTGCGGGCGGGCCATTGCGCGATCGGACCGCTCGATATTCCCGACGTGGACCGGTTGATGATCAAGATCGGCGCGCAGGTCCGCGGCTATGACGAGGCCGCGCATTTCTCGCGTCAGGATCTGACGCTCTTCGACCGCTTCACCCAGTTCGCGCTGCTCTCCGCCCGTCAGGCGCTCGCGCAAGCCGGCCTCAAGTTCGAAGGACAGGCCGCCGACCGGGCCGGCGTAATCCTCGGAACCTCCGGCGGCGGGTTGACGACGCAGGACGACAATTACCGCGCCGTCTTCGAGGGCGGCAAGAACCGCGTCCACCCCTTCATCGTGCCGCGCCTGATGAACAACGCAGCTGTCAGCCAGGTCTCGATCGCGCACAATCTGCGGGGGCCTGCCTTCACCGTCTCGACCGCCTGTGCCTCGTCGAACCACGCGATGGGGCAGGCGCTGGCGATGATCCGGTCCGGGCTGGCCGACGTCATGCTGACCGGCGGGTCAGAGGCGATGCTGTGTTTCGGTGGCATCAAGGCGTGGGAGGGGCTGCGCGTCATGTCCCGCGACGGTTGCCGCCCGTTCTCGGCAGACCGCAACGGCATGGTGCAGGGCGAGGGCGGGGCCGTCTTCGTGTTCGAGGCGCGTGACCACGCCATCGCCCGTGGCGCCGACATCCTGTGCGAGGTCGCCGGGTTCGCCATGTCATCGGATGCCGCCGACATCGTCACACCCTCTGCCGATGGGGCCGCCCGCGCGATGCGCGGTGCGCTGGCCGACGGCGGCATCGGGATCGACGAGGTCGGCTACATCAACGCCCACGGCACCGGGACCACCGTCAACGACCGGACCGAGACGGCGGCGATCCATGCCGTCTTTGGCGAACACGCGCCGCATCTGGCCGTATCCTCGACCAAGGCGATGCACGGTCATCTGATCGGTGGCACCGGTGCGGTGGAACTGCTGGCCTGCATCATGGCACTGCGCGACGGGATCGTGGCGCCCACCATCGGGCTGACCGCGCCCGATCCGGACTGCGATCTGGACTATGTGCCCAGCAGCGCGCGAGACATGCGGATCGACGTCGCCCTGTCGAACGCCTTTGCCTTCGGCGGGTTGAATGCCGTGATCGCGCTACGCCGCGCCTGA